A section of the Clostridium omnivorum genome encodes:
- a CDS encoding M1 family metallopeptidase, with protein sequence MKKTTTLIISLFLSCSIILCSCTKTQPTATTDSPSPKQTVTINKAAEPSEYNINVKLTPEKRELVGEEKVKYTNKSASELKEVYFHIYPNAYKNEATAPTAFVGIKDMYPNGFNPGSLDIKEVKNGDSKLKYETQGEDQTILKVILPKAINSGESVDLSIDFSVIIPEASDRFGVLDNCFNFGNWYPIAAVLDETGWNLDPYYKIGDPFYSDASNYAVNITVPKDYKVAATGEPADEKLNGNEKTYTFKENKVRDFAFVTSNKFTVQEKVVDDINVRCFFLTDNKENNAIAMMAAENSIKKFNEAFGKYPYKNFSVVETNFGTGMEYPELVYIGKQYYTSTNQIPTLEVVIVHETAHQWWYSAVGNDEIDEAWLDESFATYSEGAYFEKKNNSKAYFDNIVRSYTGSERSIKGSKVVLRPVSKFQGWNDYGPLVYRKGASMLCDLRNEVGDEAFSKILKTYYEKYKFKNAKTKDFIAVVEEVTGKKWDKFFDKWLLDK encoded by the coding sequence ATGAAAAAGACCACAACACTAATAATTTCTTTATTTCTAAGCTGTTCAATAATTCTTTGCAGTTGTACAAAAACACAGCCAACAGCCACTACTGATTCACCTTCACCAAAGCAGACTGTTACTATTAACAAAGCAGCTGAACCCTCTGAATACAATATAAATGTAAAACTAACTCCTGAAAAAAGAGAACTTGTAGGTGAGGAAAAAGTTAAATATACAAATAAGAGTGCTTCTGAGCTTAAAGAAGTATATTTTCACATATATCCAAATGCATATAAAAATGAGGCCACTGCCCCTACAGCTTTCGTAGGTATCAAAGACATGTATCCAAATGGCTTTAATCCTGGAAGTCTAGATATTAAGGAAGTAAAAAATGGGGATTCTAAATTGAAATATGAAACCCAAGGCGAGGATCAAACTATTTTAAAGGTAATCCTTCCTAAAGCAATTAACTCTGGAGAAAGTGTGGATTTATCTATAGATTTTTCTGTAATTATTCCTGAAGCATCGGATAGATTTGGAGTTCTTGATAATTGCTTTAACTTTGGCAACTGGTACCCTATTGCTGCAGTACTTGACGAGACAGGTTGGAATTTAGATCCTTATTATAAAATCGGTGATCCCTTTTACAGTGATGCATCAAACTATGCTGTAAATATAACCGTACCAAAAGACTATAAGGTAGCTGCGACTGGAGAGCCTGCGGATGAAAAACTTAACGGAAATGAAAAAACTTATACCTTTAAAGAAAATAAAGTTAGAGATTTTGCCTTTGTAACTAGCAATAAATTTACTGTTCAGGAAAAGGTTGTTGATGATATAAATGTTAGATGCTTCTTTCTTACAGATAATAAAGAAAATAATGCTATTGCCATGATGGCTGCAGAAAACTCTATTAAAAAATTCAATGAAGCCTTTGGAAAATATCCTTATAAGAACTTTTCTGTGGTAGAAACCAACTTTGGAACAGGTATGGAGTATCCTGAGCTTGTATATATAGGCAAACAATATTATACTTCCACTAATCAAATTCCTACTCTTGAAGTTGTAATAGTTCATGAAACTGCACATCAATGGTGGTATAGCGCAGTAGGTAATGACGAAATTGATGAAGCATGGCTTGATGAAAGCTTTGCTACTTATTCTGAAGGAGCATATTTTGAAAAGAAGAATAATTCAAAGGCTTACTTTGACAATATTGTAAGAAGCTATACTGGCAGTGAGAGAAGTATTAAAGGCAGCAAAGTAGTATTGAGACCTGTTTCAAAATTTCAAGGTTGGAATGATTATGGTCCTTTAGTTTATAGAAAAGGAGCTTCTATGCTCTGTGATCTTAGAAATGAAGTTGGAGATGAGGCATTTTCAAAAATATTAAAGACCTATTACGAAAAATATAAGTTTAAAAATGCCAAAACCAAGGATTTCATTGCAGTTGTAGAAGAAGTTACGGGCAAAAAATGGGATAAGTTTTTTGATAAATGGCTTTTAGACAAATAA
- the bcp gene encoding thioredoxin-dependent thiol peroxidase, which translates to MEVKEGSLAPDFTLPGSDDKEHKLSDYRGKKVILYFYPKDNTPGCTNEAIAFKENLSKIEDLNGVVLGISRDSIDSHKKFINKHNLNFLLLSDAEEVVCRLYDVIKEKNMYGKKVMGVERSTFIINADGIIEKIYRKVKVNGHVESITCSIE; encoded by the coding sequence ATGGAAGTTAAAGAAGGAAGTTTAGCTCCAGATTTTACTCTGCCTGGTTCCGATGATAAGGAACATAAGTTGAGTGACTACAGAGGAAAAAAAGTAATACTATACTTTTATCCTAAGGATAATACACCTGGATGTACTAATGAAGCAATTGCATTCAAAGAAAATCTTTCTAAAATAGAAGATTTAAACGGCGTGGTTCTAGGAATAAGTAGAGATTCTATCGATTCTCACAAAAAATTTATTAATAAACATAATCTTAATTTCCTATTACTTTCTGATGCTGAAGAAGTTGTTTGCAGACTCTATGATGTTATAAAAGAGAAGAATATGTATGGTAAAAAAGTAATGGGAGTTGAAAGAAGCACTTTTATTATTAATGCAGATGGAATAATCGAAAAGATATATAGAAAAGTAAAAGTTAATGGTCATGTTGAAAGCATAACTTGTTCTATTGAATAG
- a CDS encoding sensor domain-containing protein: MKDKLAALFLNVLPNIKSDLKGPLDNNMLETHRQFMKGSILTLCIFALIVLLLFIQNKYLKKRIDRINKRLRRQHDWLQTTLSSITDGVITTDTEGRVTFINSTAKELLQINEDAAKRLNINSIFNIYNEDNCKKQILPLDAVLIEDKTIEFPESTVLVLKNENRCNIESTIGPLKDNNEAIIGMFLVFRDITVKKDTQAKLSESYQELEALYEQIAAAEEEIREHYKELQASEKSLKISEERFRLATAGCNDGIWDYNLLTGELFYSDRCKEMLGIRKDTNLSQFSNWISYICEEDVSKFQEEMKAHLDRMKSFFKVECRIRTNNGEIKWVSIRGQAIWDIDGKPTRVAGSITDITDGKRNEELIYNMAYYDTLTELPNGVFLRKKFNSRLENALLYNKHLAVVFIDIDNFKSVNDIVGHQVGDKVLKKIAIAYSDVIGEEDNLFHLGGDNFCVLIEDYKALSKAKEVASKILKMSESAMIINNFEFYISSSIGISLFPEHGADIDVLLKNSETAMYCAKEYGKNNYFIFDENMNKRTLQKIDMEKSLRYAIKNYEFVVYYQPQIEISSRKLIGMEALVRWNHPRLGFIPPMNFIPLAEETGLIIPIGEQILKIVCKQIKEWKNRGYQCVPIAVNISARQFENADILGIIDKVIKEADIESELLEIEITETIAMSDFEFTVKILEGLQKRGIKVSLDDFGTGYSSLNYLKKLPINRVKIDKSFVHDLSVGACEEVIAEAVINIAHSMELSVVAEGIETEEQLELLKQKGCDIAQGYLFSKPVSNLEAEKLLI, from the coding sequence ATGAAGGATAAGCTAGCAGCACTTTTTTTAAATGTACTTCCAAATATAAAAAGCGATTTAAAAGGACCATTAGATAATAATATGCTTGAGACACATAGGCAATTTATGAAGGGCTCTATTTTAACGCTGTGCATATTTGCCTTAATAGTACTATTATTATTTATACAGAATAAGTACCTAAAAAAGAGAATTGATAGAATAAATAAAAGGTTGAGAAGACAGCATGATTGGCTTCAAACAACTTTATCTAGTATAACTGATGGAGTAATTACAACAGACACAGAAGGTAGAGTGACTTTTATAAATAGTACTGCTAAAGAGCTTTTACAAATTAATGAGGATGCTGCTAAACGCTTAAATATTAATAGTATTTTTAACATATATAATGAAGATAATTGCAAAAAGCAGATATTGCCTTTAGATGCAGTTTTAATAGAAGATAAAACCATAGAATTTCCGGAAAGCACAGTTTTAGTCCTAAAAAATGAAAATCGGTGTAATATTGAGTCAACTATTGGACCTTTAAAGGATAATAATGAAGCAATTATTGGAATGTTTTTAGTTTTCAGGGATATTACTGTAAAAAAAGATACACAGGCCAAACTAAGTGAAAGCTATCAGGAATTAGAAGCTTTATATGAACAAATAGCTGCAGCAGAAGAAGAAATAAGAGAACATTATAAGGAACTGCAAGCAAGCGAAAAGAGCTTGAAGATAAGTGAGGAAAGATTTAGGTTGGCAACAGCAGGCTGCAACGATGGTATCTGGGATTATAACTTACTCACTGGAGAGCTTTTCTATTCAGATAGGTGTAAAGAAATGTTAGGCATTAGGAAGGATACAAACCTTTCTCAATTTAGTAATTGGATTAGTTATATTTGTGAAGAGGATGTTTCTAAATTTCAGGAAGAAATGAAAGCTCATTTAGATAGAATGAAATCATTTTTCAAGGTTGAATGCAGAATTAGAACCAATAATGGGGAGATAAAGTGGGTCTCAATTAGAGGACAGGCTATTTGGGATATTGATGGAAAGCCTACACGTGTAGCGGGTTCTATTACTGATATAACTGATGGTAAGAGAAATGAAGAACTAATATATAATATGGCTTACTATGATACACTAACAGAACTTCCTAATGGAGTATTTTTAAGAAAAAAGTTTAATAGCCGATTAGAAAATGCATTATTATACAATAAACATCTAGCAGTGGTTTTTATTGATATTGATAATTTTAAATCTGTAAATGATATAGTTGGACATCAAGTCGGGGATAAAGTGTTGAAAAAAATCGCTATAGCATATAGTGATGTAATTGGAGAAGAGGATAATCTATTTCACCTAGGTGGAGACAATTTTTGTGTTTTAATTGAAGATTATAAGGCATTGTCAAAAGCTAAAGAGGTGGCTAGCAAGATATTAAAGATGTCCGAAAGTGCAATGATTATCAATAATTTTGAGTTTTACATTAGCTCTAGTATAGGCATTTCTTTATTTCCAGAGCATGGTGCAGATATTGACGTTCTACTTAAAAATTCAGAAACGGCAATGTACTGCGCTAAAGAATATGGGAAAAACAATTACTTTATATTTGATGAGAATATGAATAAAAGGACCTTACAAAAGATAGATATGGAAAAAAGCCTAAGGTATGCTATAAAAAATTATGAGTTTGTAGTTTACTATCAGCCTCAAATAGAAATAAGTTCTAGAAAGCTCATTGGTATGGAAGCTTTAGTGAGATGGAATCACCCAAGGCTAGGATTTATACCACCAATGAACTTTATACCATTAGCTGAGGAGACAGGACTAATAATACCTATTGGAGAACAAATATTAAAAATTGTATGCAAACAAATAAAGGAATGGAAGAATAGGGGGTACCAGTGTGTACCTATAGCTGTAAACATTTCTGCAAGACAGTTTGAAAATGCAGATATTCTTGGAATAATTGATAAGGTAATTAAAGAAGCTGACATTGAATCAGAGCTTTTAGAAATTGAGATTACAGAAACTATAGCTATGTCTGATTTTGAATTTACAGTTAAGATTTTGGAAGGACTGCAGAAAAGAGGAATCAAGGTATCTTTAGATGATTTCGGAACCGGATATTCTTCATTGAATTATCTGAAAAAGCTTCCAATAAATAGGGTTAAAATTGATAAATCCTTCGTTCATGATTTAAGCGTAGGAGCTTGTGAGGAAGTTATTGCAGAAGCTGTTATAAATATAGCTCATAGTATGGAGCTAAGCGTGGTTGCTGAGGGAATAGAAACTGAGGAGCAATTGGAACTTTTAAAACAAAAGGGTTGTGACATTGCTCAAGGATATTTATTCAGCAAGCCTGTATCTAACTTGGAGGCAGAAAAGTTATTAATATAA
- a CDS encoding peptidylprolyl isomerase, with protein sequence MENNILAVVNGKEILEKDLELAITRLPKDRQSFFNTPQGKKQLLNQIISFELFYNYGKDNGIENDENYKAQLEIAKNDLITQFAINSVLKDVNVTDEEVEKYYEANKSYFMSEEEVMASHILVATLEEAQEVAKNIKEGMEFEEAAKEFSSCPSSAQGGNLGKFGRGRMVPEFEEAAFILKVGEISEPVKTQFGYHIIKVLEKFDAELRPFAEVAGLIRNEILQERQNFKYMQFVEDLKQTYNVEIK encoded by the coding sequence ATGGAGAACAATATATTAGCTGTAGTTAACGGAAAAGAGATATTAGAAAAAGATTTAGAATTAGCTATTACAAGATTGCCAAAGGATAGACAGTCGTTTTTCAATACACCTCAAGGTAAAAAACAATTATTAAATCAAATAATATCTTTTGAGTTATTCTATAACTATGGAAAAGATAACGGTATAGAGAATGATGAGAATTATAAAGCTCAATTAGAAATTGCAAAAAATGATTTGATAACACAATTTGCTATAAACAGCGTTCTTAAGGATGTAAATGTTACAGATGAAGAAGTTGAAAAATATTATGAAGCAAATAAAAGTTATTTCATGAGTGAAGAAGAAGTTATGGCAAGCCATATTTTAGTTGCAACACTTGAGGAAGCTCAGGAAGTAGCTAAGAATATAAAAGAAGGAATGGAATTTGAAGAAGCCGCAAAAGAATTTTCAAGTTGCCCTTCTTCAGCACAAGGTGGAAACTTAGGAAAGTTTGGTAGAGGAAGAATGGTTCCTGAGTTTGAAGAAGCTGCTTTTATTTTAAAAGTAGGAGAAATAAGCGAACCAGTTAAAACTCAATTTGGATATCATATAATAAAGGTACTTGAAAAGTTTGATGCTGAATTAAGACCTTTTGCCGAAGTAGCAGGACTTATAAGAAATGAAATTCTACAAGAAAGACAAAATTTCAAATACATGCAATTTGTAGAAGACTTAAAGCAAACTTATAATGTTGAAATAAAATAA
- a CDS encoding GNAT family N-acetyltransferase: MSVQFRNYTKQPGITEDYHKVRAFFIKLRYAEFEYTRWDWMATHRYLDKSAVGRIGLWEDEGKIVGVATFDTRLGEAFCLTLPEYTYLKKEILLYAKDNLAKDGEFGVIIRDSDLEFQDIAAGLGFVATQEKEFDSFFYLDKTSTAYDLPEGFHITTMKETFDLYQYRRVLYRGFNHELNGEGELKFSEEEEQEAKKAMLRPNVDLNLKVAVVAPDGNFVSYCGMWYDKDAGFAVIEPVATDPDYRKMGLGKAAVLEGIRRVGELGAKKVLVGSRKQFYYSIGLRPFSTFTLWKEKING, translated from the coding sequence ATGTCAGTACAATTTAGAAATTATACAAAGCAACCAGGTATTACAGAAGATTACCATAAGGTAAGGGCATTCTTTATAAAACTTAGGTATGCAGAATTTGAATACACTAGGTGGGATTGGATGGCAACCCATAGGTATTTGGATAAATCTGCTGTAGGCAGAATTGGCCTATGGGAAGATGAAGGTAAAATCGTGGGAGTGGCGACCTTTGATACCAGGCTTGGAGAAGCCTTTTGCCTAACTTTACCGGAATATACATACTTGAAAAAAGAGATATTGCTGTATGCGAAGGACAATCTAGCAAAGGATGGGGAATTTGGCGTCATTATAAGGGATTCTGACTTGGAGTTTCAGGATATTGCAGCCGGACTTGGCTTTGTTGCCACACAGGAAAAAGAATTCGATTCGTTTTTTTATTTGGATAAAACATCCACAGCATACGATTTACCGGAGGGATTTCACATTACTACCATGAAGGAAACCTTTGACTTATATCAATACAGGCGCGTTTTATATAGGGGATTCAATCATGAACTTAATGGTGAGGGAGAGCTAAAGTTTTCTGAAGAAGAAGAACAGGAAGCAAAAAAAGCGATGCTCCGGCCCAATGTGGACTTAAACCTGAAGGTGGCTGTGGTTGCACCAGATGGTAACTTTGTTTCTTATTGTGGAATGTGGTATGACAAAGATGCAGGCTTTGCAGTAATTGAGCCTGTGGCTACCGATCCCGATTACCGCAAGATGGGACTCGGAAAGGCCGCAGTTTTAGAAGGAATCAGGCGTGTGGGAGAGCTTGGTGCAAAAAAGGTTTTGGTAGGCTCCCGTAAGCAATTCTACTATAGCATTGGATTACGCCCTTTTTCAACATTTACTTTATGGAAAGAAAAAATAAATGGTTAA
- a CDS encoding CD3324 family protein, producing the protein MKYVKAEMILPGDLVREIQKYIQGEYLYIPLQLETRKKWGEKSGTRVLIQNRNKDIRCKYASGYKIKDLAEEFFLSEHSIKKIIYAKE; encoded by the coding sequence GTGAAATATGTAAAAGCAGAAATGATTTTACCAGGTGATTTAGTTAGAGAAATTCAAAAGTATATCCAAGGTGAATATTTATATATTCCATTACAATTGGAAACACGAAAAAAGTGGGGAGAAAAATCAGGAACCCGAGTTTTAATACAAAATAGAAATAAGGATATTCGATGCAAATATGCAAGTGGCTATAAGATTAAGGATTTAGCTGAAGAATTTTTTTTATCTGAGCATAGTATTAAGAAAATAATATATGCCAAAGAATAG
- a CDS encoding iron-containing alcohol dehydrogenase: MNNFMFKNPTKLIFGRDTVQRIGEEVKESGIDKVLLLYGKGSIYKNGIYEAAVKALKENGIEFKELSGVKANPELSKVHECIEVLKKENLQGIIAIGGGSVIDTAKAAAAGARYESDIWQVFEGNGEIKEAIPIFTVLTISSAGSEMNSCCIMTNEDENKKMAFTSDYIYPKVSIVDPAAQFTLSKEQTVNGAIDVMSRVLELYFEGVKNSDVMDEVLEGILRTIIKHVQVLINEPDNYNSRAELALCAVLPTNGYYSIGTKGCPLVSHQLEHPLSIFFDIAPGAGLSIVFPSWMKYVYKYNIKKFVRFANKIFGIEQGTEDERVLKAIELLRDFYKSLGAPVSLKEAGIRYEDLAKLAANAAELGNARTIWVLGKEDILQIYKLSYE, translated from the coding sequence ATGAATAACTTTATGTTCAAAAATCCTACTAAGCTGATTTTTGGAAGAGATACGGTGCAAAGAATAGGAGAGGAAGTTAAGGAAAGCGGAATAGATAAAGTGCTTTTGCTATATGGCAAGGGTTCTATATATAAAAATGGAATATACGAAGCAGCAGTTAAAGCTTTAAAGGAAAATGGTATAGAATTTAAAGAGCTTTCAGGAGTAAAAGCTAATCCAGAGCTATCTAAAGTACATGAGTGTATTGAGGTTTTGAAGAAGGAGAATTTACAAGGTATCATAGCCATAGGGGGAGGTAGTGTTATTGATACTGCTAAGGCTGCTGCTGCCGGAGCAAGGTACGAGAGTGACATTTGGCAGGTATTTGAAGGTAATGGAGAGATAAAAGAGGCTATCCCCATATTTACTGTGCTAACAATATCATCTGCGGGTTCAGAAATGAATTCTTGCTGTATTATGACTAATGAAGATGAAAATAAAAAGATGGCCTTTACTTCAGATTATATATATCCTAAAGTATCAATAGTTGACCCTGCCGCACAATTTACACTTTCAAAGGAACAGACTGTTAATGGAGCAATTGATGTTATGAGCCGTGTATTAGAATTATACTTTGAAGGAGTAAAAAACAGTGATGTAATGGATGAGGTTTTAGAGGGAATTTTGAGAACCATAATTAAGCATGTACAAGTTTTGATAAATGAGCCTGACAATTATAATTCACGTGCTGAGCTAGCGCTGTGTGCTGTACTACCCACTAATGGATATTACTCTATAGGAACAAAAGGGTGCCCTTTAGTATCACATCAGCTTGAACATCCATTAAGTATATTTTTTGATATTGCGCCGGGAGCAGGATTGTCCATTGTTTTTCCTAGTTGGATGAAGTATGTGTATAAGTACAACATTAAAAAGTTTGTTAGATTTGCAAATAAGATTTTTGGAATTGAGCAAGGCACAGAGGATGAAAGAGTGTTAAAAGCTATTGAGCTATTAAGAGACTTTTATAAGAGCTTAGGAGCGCCTGTAAGCTTAAAGGAAGCCGGGATTAGATATGAGGACTTAGCTAAGCTAGCAGCTAATGCGGCCGAACTAGGTAATGCCAGAACTATATGGGTATTAGGTAAAGAGGATATTCTTCAAATTTACAAGCTTTCTTATGAATAA
- a CDS encoding magnesium transporter CorA family protein has product MISIYKHSDETGSPMQKLEAIEPGCWINIVAPSDQELLLVSKKTGAPLEFLRAAMDEEETSRIDMDGNNVLFVLDIPFTEMEANSLTYDTYPLAIIHTEKEIITVCLKNSKILTDFAEGKVKSFFTYKRSRFILQILFKISTYYLLYLRQIDKKSVMIERKLHKSLKNKELIQLLSLEKSLVYFSTSLKANEITLEKMLKMEIMQKYPEDKDVLEDVIIENKQAIEMANIYSNILSGTMDAFASVISNNLNIVMKFLASITIVMAIPTMVSGLFGMNVIVPLAENPQGFWIIIGIITSLCLGAVIVLNRKDMF; this is encoded by the coding sequence ATGATTTCAATTTATAAGCACTCTGATGAAACAGGTTCTCCAATGCAGAAACTTGAAGCAATTGAGCCAGGTTGTTGGATTAATATTGTAGCTCCTTCAGATCAAGAGCTGCTTTTAGTGTCGAAAAAAACGGGTGCACCGCTTGAATTCTTAAGGGCTGCAATGGATGAAGAAGAAACTTCCCGTATAGATATGGACGGTAATAATGTATTATTTGTACTAGATATTCCTTTTACTGAAATGGAAGCAAACTCACTAACCTATGATACATATCCATTAGCAATAATTCATACAGAAAAAGAAATAATTACAGTTTGCTTAAAAAACAGCAAAATACTCACTGATTTTGCTGAAGGTAAAGTTAAATCTTTCTTTACTTATAAACGTTCTAGATTTATTCTTCAAATATTATTTAAGATATCCACCTACTATCTTCTATATTTAAGACAAATCGATAAAAAGAGTGTTATGATAGAAAGAAAATTGCACAAGTCCTTGAAAAATAAAGAGCTAATTCAGCTTTTATCCTTGGAAAAGTCGCTGGTTTACTTCTCTACATCTTTAAAAGCCAATGAAATTACCCTAGAAAAGATGCTTAAGATGGAGATAATGCAAAAGTATCCTGAGGATAAAGACGTCTTAGAGGATGTAATAATAGAAAATAAGCAGGCAATTGAAATGGCTAATATCTATAGCAATATCTTAAGCGGCACTATGGATGCCTTTGCCTCTGTAATTTCAAATAACTTAAACATAGTAATGAAGTTCTTAGCTTCTATAACCATAGTTATGGCAATTCCTACTATGGTAAGCGGACTATTTGGAATGAATGTAATAGTGCCACTGGCAGAAAATCCACAAGGCTTTTGGATTATCATAGGTATAATAACTTCATTATGCCTAGGTGCTGTTATTGTTTTAAATCGAAAAGATATGTTTTAA
- a CDS encoding M20 family peptidase has protein sequence MKQEMISYLHTIKDDLVELTKYLYENPEESFKEHKAYNYIVKMLKEHDFKVTEHYLDIETSFYAEYGSGHPKICYLCEYDAHGKDGHTTGHNLISTMSLGAAFSLAKVIKKLGSGTVIVLGCPGEFKSGAKVTMAKQGTFKDIDVCLMAHPDIETALSGTSRAIVPLKITYDVTPNPVSKSGSYSAQEASLFTFNGLSLLTKGFPKHCAIDGIFVQSSNSPYTAPMHSESSFYIRAPKMEIACEIEKKFRELVKATSSIMEVQANVFMHELPYDELITNNSLSRIFSHNLKECGIIDINDSKDTLAGLSLGTVSRVVPCIHPFISIVEDKTIPYMSSEFAKATISEYAINNCLIAAEALAITGLDLVEDEPLLSEVKTEFYESFKLPIMPCED, from the coding sequence ATGAAACAAGAAATGATAAGCTATTTACATACAATTAAAGATGATCTAGTAGAACTTACTAAATATCTATATGAAAATCCAGAAGAAAGCTTTAAAGAACATAAAGCTTACAATTACATAGTAAAGATGCTTAAAGAGCATGATTTTAAGGTCACTGAGCACTACCTTGATATAGAAACTTCTTTCTACGCTGAATATGGCAGCGGCCATCCTAAAATCTGCTATCTATGTGAATATGATGCTCACGGAAAAGACGGTCATACTACAGGCCATAATTTAATTTCAACCATGTCTTTAGGAGCAGCATTTTCATTAGCAAAGGTAATTAAGAAGCTAGGAAGCGGTACTGTAATAGTATTAGGCTGTCCTGGAGAATTTAAGAGTGGGGCTAAGGTTACCATGGCTAAGCAGGGAACCTTTAAAGATATAGATGTATGTCTAATGGCTCATCCTGATATTGAAACTGCCTTAAGCGGTACATCGAGAGCAATTGTGCCACTAAAAATTACTTATGATGTAACTCCAAACCCTGTTTCAAAATCAGGCAGCTATTCTGCACAAGAGGCAAGTCTTTTCACCTTTAATGGCTTAAGTCTTTTAACTAAGGGTTTTCCTAAGCACTGCGCCATAGATGGAATCTTTGTTCAAAGCAGTAATTCTCCTTATACCGCTCCTATGCATTCAGAATCCAGCTTTTATATAAGAGCTCCAAAGATGGAAATCGCCTGCGAAATAGAGAAAAAGTTTCGCGAACTAGTAAAGGCCACCAGCAGCATTATGGAAGTGCAGGCAAATGTGTTTATGCATGAGCTTCCTTATGATGAACTAATAACTAATAATTCACTATCTAGGATTTTTTCTCATAATTTAAAGGAATGCGGTATAATTGATATAAATGATTCTAAGGATACTCTAGCAGGTCTTAGTCTCGGTACAGTAAGCAGAGTAGTTCCTTGTATTCATCCTTTTATATCTATAGTAGAAGACAAAACTATTCCTTATATGTCTTCGGAGTTTGCAAAAGCAACTATTTCTGAATATGCAATTAATAACTGCCTAATAGCTGCTGAAGCACTAGCTATAACTGGACTTGATTTAGTAGAAGACGAACCCTTATTAAGCGAGGTTAAAACTGAGTTTTATGAGAGCTTCAAGCTTCCAATTATGCCTTGTGAAGACTAA
- a CDS encoding sigma factor G inhibitor Gin, whose amino-acid sequence MKKQDCIICRKPLKDGIMINGRGICRSCEERLINADVDTDFYEYYKDCIKRSITQNALKGEEITCQNYHL is encoded by the coding sequence ATGAAAAAACAAGATTGTATAATATGTAGAAAGCCTCTAAAAGATGGTATAATGATTAATGGAAGAGGAATTTGCAGATCATGTGAAGAAAGACTGATAAATGCAGATGTTGATACGGATTTTTATGAGTATTACAAGGACTGCATTAAGAGGTCTATAACTCAGAATGCACTTAAGGGAGAGGAAATAACTTGTCAAAATTACCACTTGTAG